Proteins encoded in a region of the Acipenser ruthenus chromosome 11, fAciRut3.2 maternal haplotype, whole genome shotgun sequence genome:
- the LOC117426625 gene encoding glutaminase kidney isoform, mitochondrial isoform X5 → MTLQGVSNAEKFDYVMDFLNKMAGNEYVGFSNATFQSERETGDRNFAIGYYLKEKKCFPEGTDMTGVLDFYFQLCSLEVTSESASVMAATLANGGFCPITGERVLSPEAVRNTLSLMHSCGMYDFSGQFAFYVGLPAKSGVAGGILLVVPNVMGVMCWSPPLDKLGNSVRGIQFCTDLVSLCNFHNYDNLRHFAKKLDPRREGGDQRVKSVINLLFAAYTGDVSALRRFALSSMDMEQRDYDSRTALHVAAAEGHSEVVRFLLEACKVNPIPKDRWGNTPMDEAVHFGHHDVVTILQDYHNKYNPQDNPNNGKEAEKNLDGML, encoded by the exons ATGACGTTG CAGGGGGTGAGCAATGCAGAGAAGTTTGATTAT GTgatggattttttaaataaaatggctgGTAATGAATATGTTGGCTTCAGTAATGCAAC GTTTCAGTCTGAACGGGAAACTGGAGATAGGAATTTTGCTATAGGCTACTACCTAAAAGAGAAAAAG TGTTTCCCAGAAGGCACAGACATGACTGGAGTGTTGGATTTTTACTTCCAG CTGTGCTCCCTTGAAGTGACCTCTGAGTCAGCCAGTGTAATGGCAGCGACATTGGCCAATGGTGGATTCTGTCCAATTACTGGAGAACGAGTGCTGAGCCCTGAGGCTGTCAGGAACACGCTAAGTTTGATGCACTCGTGTGGCATGTATGACTTTTCCGGGCAGTTTGCTTTCTAC GTGGGACTTCCAGCTAAATCTGGTGTTGCCGGTGGTATTCTACTCGTTGTACCCAATGTGATGGGTGTCATGTGCTGGTCGCCTCCACTGGATAAACTTGGCAACAGTGTCAGGGGCATTCAGTTCTGCACA GATCTGGTATCGTTGTGCAATTTCCACAATTACGACAATCTGAGGCACTTTGCAAAGAAACTTGACCCCCGCAGGGAGGGTGGGGACCAAAGG GTGAAATCAGTCATAAATCTTTTGTTTGCTGCATATACTGGTGATGTGTCTGCCCTCAGGAG GTTTGCTTTGTCTTCAATGGACATGGAGCAGAGAGACTATGACTCCCGGACTGCCCTGCATGTTGCAGCAGCAGAAG GCCATTCAGAGGTTGTTCGTTTTTTGCTGGAAGCCTGTAAAGTAAACCCAATTCCGAAGGACAG GTGGGGCAACACACCAATGGATGAGGCCGTCCATTTTGGACACCACGATGTAGTGACTATCCTCCAAGACTACCATAATAAATACAACCCCCAGGACAATCCCAACAATGGAAAAGAAGCAGAGAAGAACCTGGATGGAATGCTGTAA